Proteins from a genomic interval of Burkholderiales bacterium:
- a CDS encoding MFS transporter codes for MAKKAPKRALQSCCAAHTLHDGLSDVTYVLLPLLAQTFGLSLAQVGFIRSAHRTAMAAFQLPAGLFAERFGERNLLAFGTFVAGCAFFALGHATGFWMIIVALFFAGFGSAVQHPLSSTIISHAYPDAGRRAALGTYNFFGDVGKFAFGGAVSLCLLAGISWQAPVTAFGVIGVVTAVLIFMNVANTRAARTDDAAAEATPKTKGWGIRDRQGFTALCLIEILDSSTRTGFLTFIAFLLIDKGIPEGWAALAVPLILTGGMAGKLACGFLAERVGIVRTIVVSEVFTGAGILATLALPGIGVMILLPLIGVALQGTSSVLYATIGDLVEQDRLPRAFGFFYTIGSVCGIVAPLGYGLLGDITSVPVSIATVGCAVLLAVPLAAMLRPSLGTAKAAAI; via the coding sequence TTGGCCAAAAAAGCTCCGAAGCGTGCGCTTCAATCGTGCTGTGCCGCGCACACCCTGCACGACGGTCTCTCGGACGTCACCTACGTGCTGCTGCCGCTGCTCGCCCAGACCTTCGGCCTCTCGCTCGCGCAGGTCGGCTTCATCCGCTCCGCGCACCGCACCGCGATGGCGGCTTTCCAGCTTCCCGCGGGTCTTTTCGCCGAGCGCTTCGGCGAGCGGAACCTGCTCGCGTTCGGCACCTTCGTCGCGGGCTGCGCGTTTTTCGCGCTCGGCCACGCGACCGGCTTCTGGATGATCATCGTCGCGCTGTTCTTCGCGGGCTTCGGCTCGGCGGTCCAGCACCCGCTCTCCTCCACCATCATCTCGCACGCCTATCCCGACGCGGGACGGCGCGCCGCGCTCGGCACCTACAACTTCTTCGGCGACGTCGGCAAGTTCGCGTTCGGCGGCGCGGTGAGCCTGTGCCTGCTCGCGGGCATCTCGTGGCAGGCGCCGGTGACGGCGTTCGGCGTGATCGGGGTCGTCACCGCGGTGCTCATCTTCATGAACGTCGCGAACACGCGCGCCGCGCGGACGGATGACGCCGCGGCCGAGGCGACGCCGAAGACCAAAGGCTGGGGCATACGCGACCGGCAGGGCTTCACCGCGCTGTGCCTCATCGAGATTCTCGATTCCTCGACGCGCACCGGCTTTCTCACGTTCATCGCCTTCCTGCTGATCGACAAAGGCATCCCCGAAGGCTGGGCGGCGCTGGCGGTGCCGCTGATATTGACCGGCGGCATGGCCGGCAAGCTCGCCTGCGGCTTTCTCGCGGAGCGCGTCGGGATCGTTCGGACCATCGTCGTCAGCGAGGTCTTCACCGGCGCCGGCATACTCGCAACCCTCGCGCTGCCGGGCATCGGCGTGATGATCCTGCTGCCGCTCATCGGCGTCGCGCTGCAGGGGACGTCGTCGGTGCTCTACGCGACCATCGGCGACCTGGTCGAGCAGGACCGCCTGCCGCGCGCGTTCGGGTTCTTCTATACGATCGGCTCGGTATGCGGCATCGTCGCGCCGCTCGGCTACGGCCTGCTCGGCGACATCACCAGCGTGCCGGTCTCGATCGCGACCGTCGGCTGTGCGGTGCTGCTCGCGGTGCCGCTGGCGGCGATGCTGCGGCCGTCGCTGGGGACCGCGAAAGCGGCGGCGATTTAG
- a CDS encoding PrpF domain-containing protein, with product MKQLKIPAVFMRGGTSNAIVFNAKDLPRERAAWDEIFLAAIGSPDPYGRQLDGMGGGISSLSKVCVVGPSSRPDADIDYTFAQISVKEAKVDYSGNCGNMSSAMGPFAIDEGIVPGSGKEALVRVHNTNTRKIIWSRFALDEGESAVDGELAIPGVSGTGSPVKLEFREPGGATTGKLLPTGNVTDVLDVPGCGKLTVSMVDAANACCFVRAADLGIAGTDMPEALDGNTALLEKLGAIRLAASVAMGIASNIEEAKAKRVVPFIGFVSGPQDAVTLTGEKLAADDMDLTGRMLSSGQTHRALPLTASLCMAVAARLEGSVVHAAARRTDNPEAPIRIAMPSGVLTVAATVRKESGAWYAEQGAFFRTQRRLFDGYVYVRASRVPMLVGSMLKPAKAA from the coding sequence ATGAAGCAACTCAAGATCCCCGCCGTCTTCATGCGCGGCGGCACCAGCAACGCGATCGTCTTCAACGCGAAAGACCTGCCGCGCGAGCGTGCGGCGTGGGACGAGATCTTCCTCGCGGCGATCGGCAGCCCCGATCCGTACGGCCGTCAGCTCGACGGTATGGGGGGCGGCATCTCGTCGCTGTCGAAAGTGTGCGTCGTCGGTCCTTCGTCGCGGCCCGACGCCGACATCGACTATACCTTCGCCCAGATCTCGGTGAAGGAAGCCAAGGTCGACTACAGCGGCAACTGCGGCAACATGTCTTCGGCGATGGGACCGTTCGCAATCGATGAAGGGATCGTGCCGGGGAGCGGCAAGGAAGCGCTGGTGCGCGTGCACAACACCAACACCAGGAAGATCATCTGGTCGCGTTTCGCGCTCGACGAAGGCGAGTCTGCGGTCGACGGCGAGCTCGCGATACCCGGCGTGTCGGGCACCGGCTCACCGGTGAAGCTCGAGTTCCGCGAGCCCGGCGGCGCCACGACCGGCAAGCTGCTGCCGACGGGCAACGTCACCGACGTGCTCGACGTGCCCGGCTGCGGCAAGCTCACCGTGTCGATGGTCGATGCCGCGAATGCGTGCTGCTTCGTGCGCGCCGCCGATCTCGGCATCGCCGGCACCGACATGCCCGAAGCGCTCGACGGCAACACCGCGCTGCTGGAAAAGCTCGGGGCGATCCGCCTCGCGGCCTCGGTCGCGATGGGCATCGCCTCCAACATCGAGGAAGCGAAGGCCAAGCGCGTCGTGCCGTTCATCGGTTTCGTCTCGGGGCCGCAGGACGCCGTGACGCTGACGGGCGAGAAGCTCGCCGCGGACGATATGGACCTGACCGGCCGCATGCTCTCCAGCGGTCAGACGCACCGTGCGCTGCCGCTCACCGCGTCGCTGTGCATGGCGGTCGCGGCGCGGCTCGAAGGCAGCGTGGTGCACGCGGCCGCGCGCAGGACCGACAATCCCGAAGCGCCGATCCGCATCGCCATGCCGTCGGGCGTGCTGACGGTTGCGGCGACGGTGCGCAAGGAGAGCGGCGCATGGTATGCGGAGCAGGGCGCGTTCTTCCGCACCCAGCGCAGGCTCTTCGACGGCTACGTCTACGTGCGCGCGTCGCGCGTGCCGATGCTGGTCGGGTCGATGCTCAAGCCCGCGAAGGCTGCTTGA
- a CDS encoding alpha-hydroxy acid oxidase: MNAAEALNIDDLRAAARRILPRVAYEFLERGAEDEVSVDDNRAAFERIRFRPRTLVDVSQRSQEVTLFGKTYAMPVGIAPTGAAGLYWHEADLALARAAAAAGVPFVLSTASFVAMERVAAEAGGAKWFQLYANKDRLAVDALIARARDAGYEALVVTSDVCVGGNREYNLRNGFDVPFRLNMANLAQGVLHPRWLLNVFFRTLMKDGVPRFRNVDTDVGGRIVARNLQEFRSRRDALDWEDFEWMRRAWPRKLFVKGVLTVADARRALAAGADGVFVSNHGGRQLDGALAPLDALPDIADAVGHKLAVVLDGGLRRGSDVVKALALGARMVFTGRATLYGASVAGEAGVARALQIFRSEVDRVMALLGVSRLEELGRDHLVLPRR, translated from the coding sequence GTGAACGCAGCCGAAGCGCTCAACATCGACGACCTGCGCGCCGCCGCGCGGCGCATCCTGCCGCGCGTCGCGTACGAGTTTCTGGAGCGTGGCGCGGAAGACGAAGTCTCGGTCGACGACAATCGCGCCGCGTTCGAGCGCATCCGGTTCAGACCGCGCACGCTCGTCGACGTGTCGCAGCGCTCGCAGGAAGTCACGCTGTTCGGAAAGACCTACGCGATGCCGGTCGGCATCGCGCCCACCGGCGCGGCAGGTCTCTACTGGCACGAGGCGGACCTCGCGCTCGCTCGCGCCGCCGCGGCGGCCGGCGTGCCGTTCGTGCTTTCGACCGCCTCGTTCGTCGCGATGGAGCGCGTCGCGGCGGAGGCGGGCGGCGCCAAGTGGTTCCAGCTCTATGCGAACAAGGACCGGCTCGCGGTCGACGCGCTCATCGCGCGCGCACGCGACGCGGGTTACGAAGCGCTGGTCGTGACGAGCGACGTGTGCGTCGGCGGCAACCGCGAATACAACCTGCGCAACGGCTTCGACGTGCCGTTCCGTCTCAACATGGCGAACCTCGCGCAGGGCGTGCTGCACCCGCGCTGGCTCTTGAACGTCTTCTTCAGGACGCTGATGAAAGACGGGGTGCCGCGGTTTCGCAACGTGGACACCGATGTCGGCGGCAGGATCGTCGCCAGGAACCTCCAGGAATTCCGCTCGCGCCGCGACGCGCTCGACTGGGAAGACTTCGAGTGGATGCGGCGCGCGTGGCCGCGCAAGCTGTTCGTGAAAGGCGTGCTTACGGTCGCCGATGCGCGCCGCGCGCTGGCGGCGGGCGCGGACGGCGTCTTCGTGTCGAACCACGGGGGACGGCAGCTCGACGGCGCGCTCGCTCCGCTCGACGCGCTGCCGGACATCGCCGACGCGGTCGGCCACAAGCTCGCGGTCGTGCTCGACGGCGGCCTGCGCCGCGGCTCCGACGTCGTCAAGGCGCTCGCGCTCGGGGCCCGCATGGTGTTCACCGGCCGCGCGACGCTCTACGGCGCGTCGGTCGCGGGCGAGGCGGGAGTGGCGCGGGCGCTGCAGATCTTCAGGAGCGAAGTCGATCGCGTGATGGCTCTGCTCGGCGTCTCGCGGCTCGAAGAGCTCGGGCGCGACCACCTCGTGCTGCCGCGCCGGTAG
- a CDS encoding MFS transporter gives MRPIYLVAFTTLLVQGCHMGSRVVASLLAIKLGANPLEVGVLISVYAIFPLLLGLYSGRISDRLGPRKPMIAGAIGIAAGLVLPFLNPTLPALYVSCTLIGTGFVFFNVSNQTLGGALGTKDERTHNFATLGLGYAAGHFAGPVSVGYAIDHLGHTSAYLMLTAMAVLAAAIFALDPRFRIKPSETPRGSGHVFELLKLPLLRRAVIVSGLVTTGWDLYGFYVPIYGHSIGLSASTIGNILGVFAAATFIVRAVVARLTARFGIEPVLRGAAWIGAVFFVPFAMTEVVPVLFALSFGIGLALGCSQPLTLNLAYNYSPPGRAGEATGLRLTINNITHVGVPVASGALAAALGVAPVFWTCAALLVASGWLARADA, from the coding sequence TTGCGTCCGATCTATCTCGTCGCGTTCACCACGCTGCTGGTCCAGGGTTGTCACATGGGCAGCCGCGTCGTCGCTTCACTGCTCGCGATCAAGCTCGGCGCCAACCCTCTCGAAGTCGGCGTGCTCATCAGCGTCTATGCGATCTTCCCGCTGCTGCTCGGCCTGTATTCGGGACGCATATCGGACCGGCTCGGCCCGAGAAAGCCGATGATCGCCGGTGCGATCGGCATCGCCGCAGGGCTCGTACTGCCATTCCTCAACCCGACGCTGCCGGCGCTGTACGTCTCGTGCACCCTGATCGGCACCGGCTTCGTGTTCTTCAACGTCTCCAATCAGACGCTCGGCGGCGCGCTCGGAACAAAGGACGAGCGCACGCACAACTTCGCGACGCTGGGCCTCGGTTACGCCGCGGGCCACTTCGCCGGACCGGTGAGCGTCGGCTATGCGATCGATCATCTCGGCCACACCTCGGCGTATCTCATGCTCACCGCGATGGCCGTGCTCGCCGCGGCGATCTTCGCGCTCGATCCGCGCTTCAGGATCAAACCGTCCGAGACCCCGCGCGGCAGCGGCCACGTCTTCGAGCTGCTCAAGCTGCCGCTCCTGCGGCGCGCGGTCATCGTGAGCGGGCTGGTCACGACCGGCTGGGACCTCTACGGTTTCTACGTCCCGATCTACGGGCATTCGATCGGCCTTTCGGCGTCGACGATCGGCAACATCCTCGGCGTGTTCGCCGCGGCGACGTTCATCGTGCGCGCAGTCGTGGCGCGGCTCACCGCGCGCTTCGGCATCGAGCCGGTGCTGCGCGGCGCCGCCTGGATCGGCGCGGTGTTCTTCGTGCCGTTCGCGATGACCGAGGTGGTGCCGGTGCTCTTCGCGCTGTCGTTCGGCATCGGGCTCGCGCTCGGCTGCAGCCAGCCGCTGACGCTCAACCTCGCCTACAACTACTCGCCGCCGGGACGTGCGGGGGAAGCGACCGGCCTGAGGCTCACCATCAACAACATCACCCACGTCGGCGTGCCGGTCGCGTCGGGCGCGCTCGCCGCCGCCCTCGGCGTCGCGCCGGTGTT